One part of the Saprospiraceae bacterium genome encodes these proteins:
- a CDS encoding ankyrin repeat domain-containing protein, with protein MKKIYFSFIALLGFILVGNSQESIQNAIDKMDTRFVKEWINSGHDVNSVITINDQKMTPLSYAALKAQPEMVSLLLNRGAQVNAKVEFQDALMFAAVGGNVEIIEALLTAGANPMNENKMGKCARDLAKDNNHADAHRLLASETEKRIAILRAQRRK; from the coding sequence ATGAAAAAAATATACTTTAGTTTTATTGCTTTATTAGGGTTTATCCTGGTTGGAAATAGTCAAGAGTCTATCCAAAATGCTATTGATAAAATGGATACCCGATTTGTAAAAGAATGGATTAATTCAGGTCATGATGTAAATAGTGTCATTACTATAAATGATCAAAAAATGACCCCTTTAAGCTATGCAGCACTAAAAGCACAACCAGAAATGGTGAGCTTACTTTTAAATCGGGGAGCTCAGGTCAATGCAAAAGTAGAATTTCAGGATGCACTAATGTTTGCTGCAGTTGGCGGAAATGTTGAAATCATTGAAGCTTTACTGACTGCAGGAGCAAATCCAATGAATGAAAATAAAATGGGTAAATGTGCACGTGACTTAGCAAAAGATAATAATCATGCAGATGCTCATCGTTTATTAGCATCTGAAACTGAAAAAAGAATTGCCATTTTAAGAGCACAACGCAGAAAATAA
- a CDS encoding metal ABC transporter permease, with amino-acid sequence MNDTFNYLIEFFQSDLGIRCLVISMLVGTMCGLLGCFIVLRNMAMIGDALSHAILPGIVLAFIIAGYSTLGFFIGSVLAGLLSAFMITWLQQKVRVKNDAAIGIIFTFMFSLGIIGISWISGKQGVHLDLKDFLFGNLLSVSQEDLIMTATMAVLVVSVIIIFYRQLFITTFQPVLAGTMGIRAPRIHYLLMLLLSLVVVASLRSVGVILVVSMLITPASAALLLADRLSKVLIWASFLGSLSAILGLILSIAFDFPVGPSMAVMTTFIYAIIALTAPKRGFIPRWQARKNLQQRILIEDLLKRSYKSGKSLPYSLDQLAELTGNSKHSLSKWMQRLVKLNLFVKTNDTFLITETGIYRANQLIRAHRLWETFLVEELGLNEDQIHNDAEDIEHHLSEEDLHRLDEQLGYPEIDPHGSPIPKA; translated from the coding sequence ATGAATGACACATTTAACTATCTCATTGAATTTTTTCAATCCGATTTAGGCATTCGTTGCTTAGTGATATCTATGTTGGTAGGTACGATGTGTGGGCTATTAGGTTGCTTTATAGTTCTTCGAAATATGGCTATGATAGGAGACGCATTGTCCCATGCAATTTTACCCGGTATTGTATTAGCGTTTATTATCGCTGGGTATTCAACGCTTGGGTTTTTTATTGGATCCGTATTAGCGGGACTCCTTTCTGCTTTTATGATTACTTGGTTACAACAAAAAGTAAGAGTAAAAAATGACGCTGCAATTGGTATCATTTTTACATTTATGTTTTCTTTAGGCATCATTGGTATCTCCTGGATTAGTGGCAAACAAGGGGTTCATTTAGACTTAAAGGATTTTCTATTTGGAAACCTGCTTTCTGTTTCTCAGGAAGATTTAATTATGACTGCTACGATGGCTGTGCTCGTGGTGTCTGTTATAATAATATTTTACAGACAGTTATTCATAACTACATTTCAACCCGTTTTAGCTGGCACTATGGGAATTCGAGCTCCTCGAATTCATTATTTATTAATGTTATTATTATCTCTTGTTGTTGTTGCATCTTTGCGAAGCGTAGGCGTAATATTAGTCGTCTCTATGTTGATTACACCGGCTTCTGCTGCGCTCCTATTGGCCGACCGTTTATCAAAAGTTTTAATTTGGGCTAGTTTCTTAGGTTCTTTATCTGCAATTCTAGGCCTCATTTTATCGATTGCCTTTGATTTTCCAGTGGGGCCTTCTATGGCCGTCATGACTACGTTCATCTATGCAATAATTGCTTTGACAGCTCCAAAAAGAGGATTTATACCACGATGGCAAGCACGAAAAAATCTTCAACAAAGAATTCTTATTGAAGATCTATTAAAACGCTCGTATAAATCGGGCAAAAGCTTACCCTATTCATTAGATCAATTGGCCGAATTAACTGGCAACTCAAAACATTCATTGTCCAAATGGATGCAAAGATTAGTAAAACTCAATCTGTTTGTTAAAACCAACGATACTTTTCTAATAACAGAAACTGGAATTTATAGAGCCAACCAATTGATTCGGGCGCATCGGCTCTGGGAAACATTTCTAGTGGAAGAGTTAGGATTAAATGAGGATCAAATTCATAACGATGCAGAAGATATTGAACACCATCTTTCGGAAGAAGATCTACACCGCCTAGATGAACAACTCGGATACCCGGAAATTGACCCTCATGGATCTCCAATACCAAAAGCTTAA
- a CDS encoding thioredoxin domain-containing protein, whose amino-acid sequence MNLLNLESSPYLLQHKDNPVHWQAWSKEVLAKARAQHKLILVSIGYSTCHWCHVMAHESFEDPLTAEIMNAHFINVKIDREERPDLDHYFMDAIQAMGVSGGWPLHCFLSPEGIPFFGGTYFPPVPKYGRPSWNQLLMSIQNTFVEKESHILEQAKTIGDHLKKLQLSKHPKNLPSEAVDLHAVLQKLQVSMDVEHGGFGSHPKFPNTQALQLLFFIYYKTRNQEALDHALKSLFKMCQGGIYDHIAGGFCRYSVDESWNVPHFEKMLYDHAQIMKVLSVYYQIRKSPFIKSIADQSFSFFESNLMDPNGLFYAAMDADSEGEEGSFYIWKEELLKKILGGDYQVFRKSYTMTSLDHLNTDKKVLRLIDNLISDVAIKESLDLNSESLLKLKAHRELREKPSIDHKMIVSWNAMLVTAYVSWYKFTGEVQYKTKAVNLMESIRAQVFYTENELCRYVIDGVKKGSGFLEDYGYTIEALIEIYSMDMELHYYNTAKRLFDAVLIAFKNQDSFLLNMASNAYPDFNHSIVDWAETSYPNPNAVFCKMAKYFYECTLETKYQLQSIGMQNEIKTQALQHPLHMASWVQLAIENDLGSGTIKLKSNAEYIDICSLCFLPDFIRIPLKDNFSGIQICYSNQCYPAQENPKDVVSLISKLNLGVV is encoded by the coding sequence ATGAATTTATTAAATTTAGAATCAAGCCCTTATTTATTGCAACACAAAGACAATCCTGTGCATTGGCAGGCATGGTCCAAAGAGGTATTAGCAAAAGCAAGAGCGCAACATAAGCTGATTCTGGTGAGCATTGGTTATTCTACCTGTCATTGGTGCCATGTAATGGCTCATGAATCATTTGAAGATCCATTGACAGCTGAAATTATGAACGCTCATTTTATAAATGTAAAAATAGATAGAGAAGAAAGGCCAGATCTTGATCATTATTTTATGGATGCTATTCAAGCAATGGGTGTTTCTGGCGGTTGGCCCTTGCATTGTTTTTTAAGCCCGGAAGGAATTCCATTTTTTGGAGGAACTTATTTCCCACCGGTACCAAAATATGGCAGACCTTCCTGGAATCAGTTGCTCATGTCAATTCAAAACACGTTTGTTGAAAAAGAAAGTCACATCCTGGAACAGGCAAAAACAATTGGGGATCACTTAAAGAAGTTGCAACTCAGTAAGCACCCAAAAAACCTACCCTCTGAAGCTGTTGATCTCCATGCTGTTTTACAAAAACTTCAAGTATCCATGGATGTTGAACATGGTGGTTTCGGTTCACACCCAAAGTTTCCAAATACACAAGCTCTTCAATTATTGTTTTTTATCTACTATAAGACAAGAAATCAGGAGGCATTGGACCATGCTTTAAAATCCTTGTTTAAAATGTGCCAGGGTGGTATTTACGATCATATCGCAGGAGGTTTTTGCAGATATTCTGTTGATGAATCCTGGAACGTTCCACATTTTGAAAAAATGTTGTACGATCATGCTCAAATTATGAAAGTACTTTCGGTCTATTATCAAATTCGTAAAAGTCCTTTTATTAAAAGTATAGCGGATCAATCGTTCTCTTTTTTCGAAAGCAACTTGATGGATCCAAATGGATTATTTTATGCTGCCATGGATGCAGATTCAGAAGGGGAGGAAGGTAGTTTTTATATTTGGAAGGAAGAACTTTTAAAGAAAATTTTAGGTGGTGACTATCAGGTCTTTAGAAAGAGTTACACCATGACAAGCCTGGATCATTTAAATACTGATAAAAAAGTGTTGCGATTGATTGACAACTTAATTTCGGATGTGGCCATAAAGGAATCTTTGGATCTCAATTCAGAATCTTTATTAAAATTGAAAGCGCATCGTGAACTTCGGGAAAAGCCTTCTATAGATCATAAAATGATAGTATCCTGGAATGCAATGCTGGTAACAGCCTATGTATCCTGGTATAAGTTTACCGGAGAAGTACAGTATAAAACAAAAGCAGTGAATTTAATGGAGAGCATACGAGCTCAGGTATTTTATACAGAGAATGAACTTTGTAGATATGTAATCGATGGAGTAAAGAAAGGATCTGGTTTTTTAGAAGATTATGGATACACCATTGAAGCCTTGATTGAAATCTATTCGATGGACATGGAATTACATTATTATAACACTGCAAAACGCTTATTTGATGCTGTTTTGATTGCATTTAAAAATCAGGACTCGTTCCTTTTAAATATGGCATCTAATGCTTATCCGGATTTTAATCACAGCATTGTCGATTGGGCTGAAACAAGCTATCCGAACCCTAATGCAGTATTTTGTAAAATGGCAAAGTACTTTTATGAATGTACTTTAGAAACTAAATATCAGCTTCAATCCATTGGAATGCAGAATGAAATTAAAACACAGGCTTTGCAACATCCACTGCATATGGCATCCTGGGTTCAACTTGCCATTGAAAATGACCTTGGATCTGGAACTATAAAACTTAAGTCGAATGCTGAATACATTGACATCTGTAGTTTATGTTTTTTACCTGACTTTATTAGGATTCCTTTAAAAGATAATTTTTCTGGAATTCAAATTTGTTATTCTAATCAATGTTATCCTGCACAGGAGAATCCTAAAGATGTCGTATCTTTAATATCTAAATTAAATTTAGGCGTTGTATAA
- a CDS encoding PorT family protein, translating to MIKKIGIFIFGTLVFINILHAQRFGGGLKFAGTLSQIDGDDIFGFHKPGFELGLYGRARLSKTIDLEIDFSFNQRGSLSTKNDIQQIKFNLNYIDIPVLLVIKDWLNVEAEKEYYRMHFFGGLSVGRLISSSSYSGVDEDFNKNDLSWVVGTTYYYSRNWGITAKYSRSFTSLYEYYKLNRQVNMISYFISLGFNFKFN from the coding sequence ATGATTAAAAAAATTGGAATTTTTATTTTTGGAACCCTGGTTTTCATAAATATCCTTCATGCACAGCGATTTGGAGGTGGCTTAAAATTTGCAGGCACCCTATCCCAAATTGATGGAGATGATATTTTCGGTTTTCATAAACCTGGCTTTGAATTGGGGCTTTATGGACGAGCGAGACTTTCTAAAACGATAGATTTGGAAATCGATTTTTCATTTAATCAAAGAGGGAGTCTAAGTACCAAAAATGATATACAGCAAATTAAATTTAACTTAAATTATATAGATATACCGGTTCTTTTGGTTATTAAAGATTGGCTGAATGTAGAAGCAGAAAAGGAGTATTATAGAATGCATTTTTTTGGTGGACTTTCTGTGGGACGGTTGATTTCAAGCAGCAGTTATAGCGGGGTTGATGAAGATTTCAATAAAAATGATCTAAGTTGGGTTGTAGGAACAACCTATTATTATTCTCGGAATTGGGGAATCACGGCAAAATATTCCCGTTCATTCACTTCTTTATATGAGTATTACAAATTGAATAGACAAGTCAATATGATTAGTTATTTTATATCTTTGGGCTTCAATTTTAAATTTAATTAA
- the rbfA gene encoding 30S ribosome-binding factor RbfA, which yields MESIRQKQVGELIRRQFSMVLIAEGQYVYGTKALVTVTQVMMSPDLALAKIYLSIFNIDNKQEVLHLLEEHYARLKQALHSRLKKQIRAMPEMKFYIDDTMDEVYKVEALFKKFDTNTPNS from the coding sequence ATGGAAAGCATTAGACAGAAGCAGGTTGGAGAATTAATTCGAAGACAATTTAGTATGGTTTTAATTGCAGAAGGTCAATATGTCTACGGCACGAAAGCTCTTGTGACAGTTACCCAGGTTATGATGAGTCCCGATCTTGCCTTGGCTAAAATTTATTTAAGTATTTTTAATATAGACAACAAGCAAGAAGTTTTACATCTCCTGGAAGAGCATTATGCGCGTTTAAAGCAAGCCTTGCACAGTCGTTTGAAAAAGCAAATTCGAGCAATGCCTGAAATGAAATTCTACATAGATGATACCATGGATGAAGTCTATAAAGTGGAGGCTTTATTTAAAAAATTTGATACCAACACTCCCAATTCGTAA
- a CDS encoding 3-phosphoglycerate dehydrogenase: MSWKLLISDGLEESGIKALQNQGFIVDVKHFNPEELKINLPLYDGIIVRSATKVRADLMDLCPKLKFIARGGVGLDNIDVSHAQNRGILVINTPASSSRSVAELAMAHILCISRSLQISNRSMIDKESFIDLKKRLSNSYELQGRTLLLIGMGRIGRELAKMAIGNGMHVIATDPFIERAEIAFNIAEQAFKINIKLVSLEIGLKQADYISIHSPYNGNKILDEFQFLQMKKGVCIINTSRGENINEIALLQAIDSGIVRAVGLDVFENEPNINAEILKNPFISISPHIGASTLDAQQRIAQELVDKIVTLKAEFIPL, from the coding sequence ATGAGTTGGAAGCTGTTAATAAGTGATGGTCTTGAAGAATCTGGAATAAAAGCACTTCAAAATCAAGGTTTTATAGTTGATGTAAAACATTTTAATCCAGAAGAACTTAAAATCAATTTACCATTATATGATGGAATAATCGTGCGAAGTGCCACTAAAGTGCGTGCTGATCTTATGGATTTATGTCCAAAATTAAAGTTTATAGCCAGAGGCGGTGTTGGCCTGGACAATATTGATGTTTCTCATGCTCAAAACCGTGGTATTCTGGTAATTAACACCCCAGCCTCTTCCTCCAGATCAGTAGCTGAACTAGCCATGGCGCATATTTTATGTATCAGCCGAAGTTTACAAATTAGTAACCGTTCCATGATTGATAAAGAGTCTTTTATTGACCTTAAAAAACGATTATCAAATTCCTATGAACTTCAGGGTAGAACCCTTTTATTAATCGGAATGGGACGGATTGGAAGAGAATTAGCAAAGATGGCAATCGGAAATGGGATGCATGTAATTGCCACAGATCCATTTATTGAACGAGCAGAGATAGCATTTAATATTGCAGAACAAGCATTCAAAATCAATATTAAACTTGTTTCCCTGGAGATTGGTTTAAAACAGGCTGATTATATAAGTATCCATTCCCCGTATAATGGAAATAAGATATTAGATGAATTCCAGTTTTTACAAATGAAGAAAGGAGTCTGTATTATAAACACATCACGTGGAGAAAACATTAATGAAATCGCTTTACTACAAGCTATAGATTCAGGTATTGTAAGAGCAGTTGGTCTCGATGTATTTGAAAACGAACCAAATATTAATGCTGAAATCTTAAAAAACCCATTCATCTCCATAAGCCCTCATATTGGGGCTTCCACATTGGATGCTCAACAAAGAATTGCTCAGGAACTAGTGGATAAAATTGTAACATTGAAAGCTGAATTTATACCCTTGTAA
- the recG gene encoding ATP-dependent DNA helicase RecG → MSYTKLNLNNPIEYVKGIGPNKGSILREQLNIQILSDLIHYYPFRYIDKSKITPIAEAKTDGQYIQIKGILNWLEEKGFGKSKRMIGFLEDESGSVELMWFQNYQWILQKLIQGKEYIVYGKINIAGYQKSIAHPEIELLNQNQNEIALRWDPVYSSNEKLNSKGLDTKGFRRILLQVFQTLEESQFVETLPDYILHKFRLQSRYDCLYNIHFPKSEFALKRAQQRLKFEELFFMQLRMLQAMLIRKNKSIGYVIQSQNEEFLRFYNEHLPFQLTNAQNKVLAEIQIDLTTGKQMNRLLQGDVGSGKTIIALLVMLLANTQGFQCVIMAPTEVLAMQHLQTIKTLLEPSKYTCALLTSNIKGKERDTLLTNLKEGNLSILIGTHAVLEDSVQFKNLGLVVIDEQHRFGVEQRARLWAKSKPFLPHVLVMTATPIPRTLAMSLYGDLDVSIIDELPPDRKPIKTLHFTEILRGKLVQFMETEIKQGRQIYFVFPLIEESEKLDLENLELGYEKLLEYFPIPKYQISVVHGRLRPKDKESEMQRFIKGITQIMVATTVIEVGVNVPNASLMVIENAERFGLSQLHQLRGRVGRGSDQSYCILMTADHLSPDAKARIQIMCKTNDGFLIAEEDLRLRGPGDLEGKQQSGLMQLKIADIMIDQKILYAARRMAEAILKKDPELKHPLNTILKNQIELNEQLRNLAKIS, encoded by the coding sequence ATGAGCTATACCAAATTAAATTTAAACAACCCTATTGAATATGTAAAAGGAATTGGACCCAATAAAGGTTCAATTCTTCGGGAGCAACTTAATATCCAAATCTTAAGTGACTTAATTCATTATTACCCATTTCGCTATATTGACAAATCAAAAATTACACCCATTGCCGAAGCGAAAACAGATGGTCAGTATATTCAAATTAAAGGGATCCTTAACTGGCTAGAAGAAAAAGGATTTGGTAAATCCAAACGAATGATTGGTTTTCTTGAAGATGAATCGGGTTCTGTTGAATTAATGTGGTTTCAAAACTATCAATGGATATTACAAAAGCTCATTCAGGGAAAAGAGTATATTGTATATGGAAAGATAAACATCGCTGGCTATCAAAAGAGCATTGCACATCCTGAAATCGAACTTTTAAATCAGAATCAAAATGAAATAGCCCTCCGATGGGATCCAGTGTATTCAAGTAACGAAAAACTTAATTCAAAAGGGCTTGATACAAAAGGATTCAGAAGAATTTTATTGCAAGTTTTTCAAACATTGGAAGAAAGTCAATTTGTAGAAACCCTTCCTGATTACATTCTACATAAATTTCGATTACAATCACGCTATGATTGTTTATATAATATTCATTTTCCAAAAAGTGAATTTGCTTTAAAACGCGCACAACAAAGATTAAAATTTGAGGAACTTTTTTTTATGCAATTGCGCATGTTACAAGCTATGCTTATTAGAAAAAACAAAAGCATTGGTTATGTCATACAATCTCAAAATGAGGAATTTCTTAGGTTTTATAATGAGCATCTACCTTTTCAATTAACGAATGCTCAAAACAAAGTGCTTGCTGAAATTCAAATTGATTTAACGACCGGAAAACAGATGAACCGCTTGTTACAAGGTGACGTCGGTAGTGGCAAGACAATTATCGCATTATTGGTAATGCTTTTAGCAAATACCCAAGGGTTTCAATGTGTCATTATGGCCCCTACCGAAGTTCTTGCAATGCAACATCTTCAAACCATAAAAACCTTGCTTGAACCTAGCAAATATACTTGCGCATTGCTTACTTCGAATATCAAAGGCAAGGAACGGGATACGCTATTAACCAATTTAAAAGAAGGAAATTTATCTATATTAATTGGCACACATGCGGTATTGGAAGATTCCGTACAATTTAAAAATCTAGGTTTGGTCGTGATCGATGAACAACATCGCTTTGGAGTAGAACAACGAGCCAGACTTTGGGCAAAATCAAAACCTTTTTTGCCGCATGTATTGGTAATGACCGCAACGCCTATTCCCAGAACCTTGGCAATGAGTTTATATGGTGATCTTGATGTTTCCATTATTGATGAGTTACCGCCAGACCGCAAGCCAATTAAGACACTCCATTTTACTGAAATTCTTCGCGGAAAATTAGTTCAATTTATGGAGACTGAAATTAAACAAGGCCGCCAAATATATTTTGTATTTCCACTGATAGAAGAATCTGAAAAACTAGATTTAGAAAATCTAGAATTGGGTTATGAAAAACTATTAGAATACTTTCCAATCCCAAAATATCAAATTTCTGTAGTACATGGCAGACTAAGGCCTAAAGATAAAGAGTCCGAAATGCAACGTTTTATTAAGGGCATTACCCAGATTATGGTTGCAACAACGGTCATTGAAGTAGGCGTCAATGTGCCCAATGCAAGCCTCATGGTAATTGAAAATGCAGAGCGATTTGGGCTTTCACAGTTGCATCAGTTAAGAGGTCGTGTGGGTCGGGGCTCTGATCAATCTTATTGTATTCTAATGACAGCTGACCATCTTAGTCCCGATGCAAAAGCTAGAATTCAAATAATGTGTAAAACCAACGATGGATTTTTAATTGCCGAAGAAGATTTGAGGCTTAGGGGCCCTGGTGATTTGGAAGGAAAACAACAAAGTGGCTTAATGCAATTAAAAATTGCCGATATTATGATTGATCAAAAAATTCTGTACGCCGCCCGAAGAATGGCAGAGGCGATATTAAAAAAGGACCCCGAACTAAAGCATCCCTTAAATACAATATTGAAAAACCAAATTGAATTAAATGAACAATTAAGGAATTTGGCAAAAATATCTTAA
- a CDS encoding MBL fold metallo-hydrolase yields MIIRFLGTGTSQGIPVINCTCKVCTSLDTRNSRLRSSLWVQTDKNSILIDIGPDFRQQALANGIKRLDAILLTHEHADHTAGMDDIRPICFEMGHKIPLFSEARVLLDIQKRFYYIFGENNYPGLPQLELREIIADQPFLINSEPILPIRIWHGTLGVLAFQIGTLVYITDAKHIDEAGIEKMKHCEVLVINALRHKEHHSHLNLTQAIDIIHKIQPKQSFLTHISHQLGLHHEVEEILEPDIRLAYDGLVISI; encoded by the coding sequence TTGATAATCCGATTTTTAGGCACCGGTACCTCTCAGGGAATTCCCGTAATTAATTGTACATGCAAAGTATGTACATCACTGGACACTAGAAATAGTAGACTCCGATCATCACTTTGGGTACAAACCGATAAAAATTCAATCTTAATTGATATTGGTCCGGATTTTAGACAACAGGCACTTGCCAATGGAATTAAACGATTAGATGCTATTTTATTGACCCATGAGCATGCAGATCATACCGCTGGGATGGATGATATCCGCCCAATTTGTTTTGAAATGGGACATAAAATTCCGCTTTTTTCAGAAGCGCGTGTACTTTTAGATATCCAAAAGCGATTTTATTATATTTTTGGAGAAAATAATTATCCTGGCTTGCCTCAACTGGAGTTAAGAGAAATCATAGCAGATCAGCCCTTTTTAATTAATAGCGAGCCCATACTTCCAATTCGTATTTGGCATGGAACACTTGGTGTCCTGGCATTTCAAATTGGAACGTTGGTTTATATTACCGATGCAAAACATATTGATGAAGCTGGAATTGAAAAAATGAAACATTGTGAAGTATTGGTCATAAATGCACTTCGTCATAAAGAACACCATAGTCATTTAAATCTTACGCAAGCAATAGATATAATACATAAAATACAACCAAAACAGAGCTTTTTGACGCATATCAGTCATCAATTAGGGCTCCACCATGAAGTGGAAGAAATTCTTGAGCCGGATATCCGTTTAGCTTATGATGGTTTAGTAATTTCCATATAA